The Puntigrus tetrazona isolate hp1 chromosome 3, ASM1883169v1, whole genome shotgun sequence genome contains a region encoding:
- the LOC122341274 gene encoding uncharacterized protein LOC122341274: protein MLTKKSERLKRCQNPCRFGCKVSSIMEIMTKTAIEEICKIVDSDFAFLRQELSRVMGENTVLKDKMLCFGSERHEESVTKEEARAGSKIYRSICVQTEDGEQPSIKGIFGKEWCSSLWDRRNESREDELAIDVDLYSVSPHKHREQEHSDLVIIKEECFEVDTYPSYTGKTPPASRGQPTSSAYEPVVDSKSFDGHFVSAEFSELSEIQNTSSDSQTNTLGKTPSMRLSTS, encoded by the exons ATGCTAACAAAAAAAAGCGAGCGTCTCAAAAGATGTCAAAATCCCTGTCGTTTCGGTTGCAAAGTAAGCTCCATAATGGAGATAATGACCAAAACGGCAATAGAAGAAATATGCAAAATTGTAGACAGCGATTTTGCGTTTTTACGACAAGAACTGTCTCGAGTCATGGGTGAAAACACAGTTCTCAAGGACAAAATGCTCTGTTTCGGGAGCGAAAGGCACGAAGAAAGCGTCACAAAGGAAGAAGCGCGCGCTGGCTCCAAAATATATCGCTCTATTTGCGTTCAAACCGAAGACG GAGAGCAGCCCTCCATCAAAGGCATATTTGGAAAGGAGTGGTGCTCCAGTTTATGGGATCGGAGGAACGAGTCCAGAGAAGATGAGCTGGCGATCGATGTCGACCTGTACAGCGTGTCGCCTCATAAG CACAGAGAACAAGAGCACTCCGACCTGGTCATAATCAAAGAGGAGTGTTTTGAAGTGGACACTTATCCCAGTTATACAG GGAAAACGCCCCCAGCTTCGAGAGGACAACCAACATCTTCTGCATATGAGCCAGTGGTAGACTCAAAAAGTTTTGATGGCCATTTTGTGTCCGCCGAATTTTCAGAGCTATCGGAAATACAAAACACCTCCTCCGATTCTCAGACAAACACTCTAGGAAAAACTCCATCGATGAGGCTGTCGACCAGTTAA